A genomic region of Homalodisca vitripennis isolate AUS2020 chromosome 5, UT_GWSS_2.1, whole genome shotgun sequence contains the following coding sequences:
- the LOC124362536 gene encoding prothoracicotropic hormone yields the protein MLAFLLLVGLVCVRGDHEFISALQTQPVLSQPCYTSEGMEDCSILLLEEHKRGNAAESLPCSCENTPGLLDLGRQYYPRYLPTMECGGPGACWPGPYHCRPRHYEVKVLKRRDPVEEISRRDDLSLPETLRGEWKFVLVKVTVSCECSL from the coding sequence ATGCTCGCCTTCCTCCTACTAGTAGGACTTGTTTGTGTGAGGGGAGACCACGAGTTTATCTCCGCCCTTCAAACACAACCAGTGTTGTCACAGCCCTGCTACACTTCAGAGGGGATGGAGGATTGCAGCATCCTGCTGCTGGAGGAGCATAAGCGTGGGAATGCCGCGGAATCTCTCCCCTGTTCCTGCGAGAACACTCCAGGCTTGCTGGATTTGGGGAGGCAGTACTACCCCCGCTACTTGCCGACAATGGAGTGTGGAGGACCGGGAGCCTGCTGGCCGGGACCCTACCACTGTCGCCCCCGCCACTATGAGGTCAAGGTCCTTAAGCGGAGAGACCCTGTAGAGGAGATATCCAGGAGAGATGACCTCTCACTTCCCGAAACCCTCAGGGGAGAATGGAAATTTGTGTTGGTAAAAGTGACTGTCTCATGTGAATGCTCTTTATAA